In one window of Ignatzschineria indica DNA:
- the folP gene encoding dihydropteroate synthase, protein MNITFNDRTLDLSSPKIMGILNLTPNSFSDGGDYYDPERALDRAYEMLEEGADILDIGAESTNPKATPISSQEEIRRLRPVVSLLRQKLDIPLSIDTFRAETMKQMLDLGVDIINDVTALSDPKALDSLLKSKAAVVLMHMLGDHQKMHITGDYRLTGGVTHSVFQHLEKIAQKCVSEGIDSSRIILDPGFGFDKNVPEQLTLLKELRRLTQKSQYPYLVGVSRKRFIGAITHVEAPKERLAGNLAVALWSIEQGAKILRVHDVKATKEAFLMWQAINHAESSTL, encoded by the coding sequence ATGAATATAACCTTTAACGATCGAACACTTGATCTCTCCTCCCCAAAAATTATGGGGATTCTCAACTTAACACCTAACTCCTTCTCCGATGGTGGTGATTATTATGATCCAGAGCGCGCTCTAGATCGCGCTTATGAGATGTTAGAGGAAGGGGCAGATATTCTCGATATCGGTGCGGAATCTACAAACCCCAAAGCAACACCGATTAGTAGCCAGGAGGAGATCAGACGCCTTCGACCTGTCGTCTCTCTACTTCGACAAAAACTTGATATCCCCCTCTCAATTGATACCTTTCGAGCAGAGACGATGAAGCAGATGCTCGATCTTGGGGTCGATATTATCAATGATGTCACCGCATTAAGCGATCCTAAAGCACTCGACTCTCTTTTAAAATCTAAAGCAGCAGTAGTCCTCATGCATATGTTAGGCGATCACCAAAAAATGCATATTACAGGGGATTATCGCCTCACCGGCGGCGTGACTCATTCCGTTTTTCAACATCTAGAGAAAATCGCCCAAAAATGTGTAAGCGAGGGAATAGATTCCTCACGAATTATTTTAGATCCCGGCTTTGGCTTTGATAAAAATGTCCCGGAACAGCTCACCCTACTTAAAGAGCTCCGAAGATTGACGCAGAAAAGCCAATACCCCTACCTCGTAGGCGTTTCTCGCAAACGCTTTATTGGCGCTATCACTCATGTGGAAGCTCCTAAAGAGCGACTTGCCGGCAATCTTGCCGTAGCGCTCTGGAGTATTGAACAAGGTGCTAAAATCTTAAGAGTTCATGATGTTAAAGCAACTAAAGAGGCATTTCTAATGTGGCAGGCGATCAATCATGCAGAGAGTTCTACCCTCTAG